The genomic DNA GCTCTTCGACATCGACTGGCAGGGCATGCAGCAGTTGCGCCAGCGCGCCCGCGCCGACCTGGTCAGCGTCTTCATCCTGCCGCCCTCGGCAGCCGAGCTGGAGCGCCGGCTCAACGAACGCGGCCTCGATACGGCGGACGTGGTGGCCTCGCGCATGGCCCAGGCCGCCAACGAGATGAGCCACTGGCCGGAATACGACTACATCGTGATCAACGACGACAGGGCCCAGGCCCAGGACAAAGTGCGCTCCATCCTCTACGCCGAACGCCTCAAACGCGAACGTCAGACCGGCCTGGTGAATTTCGTCAGGTTGCTGGGTGAAGCGCCGTAGACCTGAGAAAATCTCCGATCCCTGCCAGCACCGGCTCGCTTTGCATGAACCCTTGGCCGTGGTTGAGGCCGGGCAGCGACGCGAATTCAGCCCCGGCGCGCTGGGCGCATTGGCGCAGCGGCTCGAACCGCACATCGTCCTCGCCGACATAGAAGAGCGCCGGCACGACGATATCGTCGAGCACCGCGGACAGATCTGGCATCGGTGCCTGCATGACGGCGGTCAGCGCCCGGATGTCGTTTTGCAGCATGGCGGCCCGCAGCTCGGGCGGCATTTTCTCGCCCACCACGGCCTCGAGGGCGGCGATGAAGGCCTCGCCGTCGCTGCCGTCGATGTCGGCGAAGGGCTCGAAGCCGGTGTCCAGCGGCGTTGCCGCGCCGATCGCCAGCGAGCTCAGGCGCTGGGGCGCGAATTTGGCCAGGGCAAACCCCACGCGACCGCCCATGGAATAGCCGAGATAGTTGGCCCGGACCAGGTCCAGCTCGTCGAGCACGGCACAAACGTCGCCGACCCTGAGCTCGAGCGCATATTCCGCCGGGTCGTGGGGTTTGTCGCTGGCCCCGTGGCCGCGGGAATCCATCAAGATCAGGTGAAAATCCCCGGCCAGCGCCGCCACGTAGCCGAAATCGTGCCAGTCCCGCAGGCTGCGCGTAAAACCATGGTGCAGGAGAAGCGGCGGGCCGTCACCGACCACTTCGTAATTGATCCCTACCCCGGCGTTGTCGGCGAACGGCATGGTCAACCAACGTGCCGGCGGAACACTTGCGTGCGCGAGGTGATGTGCTCGGCGAACTGGTACCAGCCGCGCATGGCCTTGAATTCCGGCGTCTGCAGGGTCTCGGGCCCCTCGATCTCGTAGACCGCGACGTAGGTCCTGGCATCCGAACTCGCGTATTCGCCGCCGGCGCTGAGCGCCGCCTTGCCCTCCGAGACATACCGCGCGCCGCTGAGCACGCCGGGACAGGCCACGGCCTCGGGCAGGTGCTCCTCGTCGTACCAGCGGTTCCAGGCCTCTTCTTGCTCGGGCGCGATCTCGGCCGTGACGATCAGCAGGCATTGGGGAAGCTCGGGCATCTCGGTTGCTCCTATAACTGCGTCTTCATCTCGGCGACATGAACCACCAGGGCGCCCCGGGCCCAGGGAAAGCTGGCTTTCACTTCATCCACCAGCGCGCCCTCGCTGACGACCTCAGCGCGGCCCGAGATCTCGCAGCCCTGGCCCGGCCCGTTGGTGCCCGCCACATCACGCGAGGCAATGAGCAGCGTTATGCGATCGTCAAGCCGTAAATTCTCCTCGGTCTGGCGATATCTCCCCGCCGGCATGACAACCATGCCGTCGCGCAGCCCCAGCTTGCGCACATAATCCCCCCAGTTGCCCACCACATGCGGCCCCTCGGGGCCCTGCGTGACGATGGCGACAAACTCGGTCGCTTCCCAGAGCTGGCGGCAGACGTCGTCGATCTCAGGCATGGTTTCCTCCCGGCAAAGGTTTTTTGGTAACACGAAGCTAGCGCGCGGCGGCAAGAAATTCCTTGTCGCCGAGAACGATCTCGTCGGGGCGCAGCGCCACGCCGTCTTTGATCACCCACACCACGTCCTCGATGGCATAGGGATCGGCCAGTGGATCCGAGCCCAGAATCACCAAGTCGGCAATCTTGCCCTCGTCGATGCTGCCCAGGCGATCCCCCATCTTCATGGCCTCGGCGGCATTCAGCGTCGCCGCCACCAGGGTGGCCATGGGCGCCATGCCGTATTCGCGCATCAGCGCCAGTTCCTCGGCGAAGAAGCCGCCGGTGTCGGTGCCCACGACAATGCGCACGTCGTTGCGGAGCGCCGCTTCGAAAGCGTCCCGCATGGGCTGCAGCAGGACCTGGTGGTCGGCATTCCACTTCTCGCCGCGCTGGCGCTTGGGGTTGATGGTCTGGATGCCGTAGGAACTCAGCGTCGGATCCAGCGAGGCGCCCTGGCGCGCCATGCGTTCGGCCAGTTCGTCGTTGAGATAGAACCCGTGCTCGACCGTGTCGACGCCGGCCTCCAGCACGTTGGCGAGCGCAATCGTGCCCATGCAATGCGTGGCCGTTGGTTTTCCGCGCAGTTGCGCTTCCTCGAAGGCGGCGCGGATCTCCGGCAAACTCATCTCGGGAATGGTCTGCTCAAAGCCGGGCATGGCGTGGGGATCGCCGCTGGCCATCACCTTGATGTAATCGGCGCCCTCCTTCAGTTGCTGCCGCGCCGCCTGGCGCACGGCATCAGGCCCGTCGGCCTCCAGGCAAATCGGCCAGCCATGCCCGCCGGTGACGACGATCGGTGCCCCGCAAGCCACGACGCGGGGGCCCGGCAGGCGGCCGGCGGCGATCAGGTCGCGCATCTTAAGCCCGATGCCGAACGGCGCGCCGAGGTCGCGAATCGTGGTCCAGCCGCGGCGTAACGCGGTGAGAGAGTTGCGCACGGCGTTCAGCGTCAGCTCGACGACGCCGGCTTCCACCACCCAGATCGGGTTGCCGATCAGGTCGCGCATGGCCAGGTGGTCGTGCATGTTGATCAGGCCGGGGATTATGGTTTGGCCGGTGGCGTCGATGACTTGGACATCCGGGCCGGACCAGTCAGAGCCGAACTGGCCCGCCGCCGCTACGGCTTTGATGTGGCCATCCTCCAGGCCGACCGCCAGGCCGGTTTGAGGGGCGCTGCCAGTGCCGTCTATTATCGTGCCGTCGGTGATATGTGTTCGCATGAGTTTCAGTATGTTTTCAGCGGTCCCTTATCTCTCATCTCGTAGAGTCGTCGTGCCAAAGCGCAAAACGTCCCCACATCCAACTCCTCCGCCCGCGCCGTCGGCTCGACCCCGGCCGCCGCCAACAAACCTGCCGGATCGTCGCTGACCGCCTTCAAGCTCGACCTGAGCATCTTGCGACGCTGCCCGAAGGCGGCTTTCACCACGCGCTCCAGTGTATCGGTGGGTGCCGGCGCCAGCAATTCCGGGCGCGGCGTCAACTGCACCACCGTCGACGTCACCTTAGGAGGCGGCGTAAACGCCTGGGCCTCGATGTCGAAGAGCCGCTTCACTTCGCAGCGCCACTGGGTCATGACGGCGAGGCGGCCGTAGGGTTTGGTGGCGGGGGCGGCGGCCAGGCGCTCGGCGACTTCCTTTTGCAAAGTCACGGTAATGGCGCTGTAGCGGCCGAGGTCGTCGAACCACTTGAACAGCAGCGGCGTGGCGATGTTGTAGGGCAAGTTCGCGACTATGGCGGTGCCTTTGGGCACGAGTTCGGCTTCGACCACCTCCAGCGCGTCGGCCTCGACCAGGCGCAGGTTGGCCGGGTAGTGCTCGGCCAACTCGGCCAAGGCCGCCAGGCAGCGCCTGTCCTTCTCGATCGCCACCACGTTCGCGCCCTCGGCCAGCAGCGCCCGGGTCAGGCCGCCGGGGCCGGGGCCGATCTCCAGCACCGTCTGGCCTGGCATAAGGGCCGCCGCGCGGCCGATGCGGGCGGTGAGGTTGAGATCGAGCAGGAAACACTGGCCCAGCGACTTGCGGGCGCGCAGGCCGTGGCGCTTGATGACTTCGCGCAAGGGGGGGAGGGGAGGGGCCGAGGCTTCAGGCATTGGCACGACGTGCCGCCACCTCGGCTGCCAGCGCCAGCGCGGCGCAAAGGCTGGCCTCGCTGGCCCGGCCCGTGCCGACCAAATCCAGCGCCGTGCCGTGGTCGGGCGAGGTGCGCACTATCGGTAGGCCCAGCGTGGTGTTGGTGCCGTGGTCCTGGGCCAGGGTCTTGAGCGGGATCAGGGCCTGGTCGTGGTACATGCACAGCGCGGCGTCGTAGGTTTGGCGTTGTTGCGCCCGGAACAGCGTGTCGGCGGGGACCGGGCCGAAAGCCCTGATACCGGCCTCACCGAGCGCCGCCACGGCCGGGGCGATGATGCGAACTTCCTCCTCGCCCAGCGTCGCGGCCTCGCCGGCGTGGGGGTTGAGCGCGGCCACTGCCAGGCGTGGGTTGGCTAGGCCGAAATCGCTTTCCAAGGCTTGGGCTGTGCATTGGCCGGCTGCGACGATGGCCTCCGTGCTGAGTTGCTCGACGGCCTGGCGCAGCGCCAGGTGAATCGTCACCGGCACCACGCGCACCTCGGGGCAGAGCAGCATCATGGTGGGCCGGGCGCCGGTCAGGGCGCCGAGATAGTCGGTGTGGCCGGCGTGGCCGAAACCGGCCTCGTAAAGCACCGCCTTGTGGATCGGGTTGGTCACCAGCGCCGCCGCCTGGCCCTGGCGCGCGGCGATGACGGCGCGCTCGATGGATTCGAGAACGGCCGCCGCCGTGGCCGGGTCGGGGCGGCCGGGGGTGGCGGTGACGGGCTGCGACAGCGAGACCACGGGCAGCGCCCGGGGCAAGGCGCTCAGCGCCTCCTCAGGTGCGGAAATCTCTTCGACCGGCACCGGCAGGTCGAGCGCGAGGGCCAGCCGCGCCAGTCGTTCAGGATCGTCGAAGAGGAAAAACGGCGGCAGCTCGTGCTCCTCGCGGCCGAGCCAGGCCTTCAACGCCAACTCGCCGCCAATGCCGGCCGGCTCGCCCATCGTCAAGGCAAGCGGCAAGGAAACGGCCCCTGTGGGGCCCACTAGCGGTATTCCACCACGGCGTCGCGGCGCAGGTCGCGCAGGTAACGCCGCGACATCATGGTCAGGCGGCGCCGCCCGATGCGGTCGATGATGGTGTCGCGGTCGGGCAGCGCGGCTTTGGGCTCGGTGCGGGCGCAAATCACCAGCACGTGCAGGCCGTCGGGGGTGCGCAGGGGCGGGCTGGCCTGGCCCACGGCGAGGCCGGAAACCACGGTGCGGAAACGATCGGGCAACTCGCCGATGTGCAGCTGGCCGAGATCGCCGGGCTTGGCGACGCCGTGGCGCCGCGCCGTGGCGGCGAGCTCGCCGCAGCTCGAAATGTCGGCCGCCAGGGCCCGGGCGCGGGACTGCTGGCGCTTCACCACGCTCGCCCTGGCCTCGGGCGGCAGGCTGAGCACGATCTGCTTGAGCCGCACCTTGACAGCCAGCGGATCGACGCCGCCGCGCACCCGCTTTTGCCGCAGCAGGAGGATGTAGAAGCCGCCCGGCGCCTCGATCGGTTGCGAGATGCCGCCCAGCTTCAGCGCCCGCAGCGCGGCCTCCAGCTCGGGCGCCAGCTGGCCTTCCAGGATCCAGCCCACGTCGCCGCCCTGGGCCGCCGTGGCGCCCTGCGAGAACTGCCGCGCCAGGACCTGGAAGTCGGCGCCGCCGCGCACCTGCTCGACCAGCCGCCGGGCGGCACGCCTTACGTTTTCCTGCTGTTTCGCCTGGTCGACAGCGAGGAAGATCTCGAGCACCCGGCGTTCTTCCTTGCCGGCGCTGGCCCGGTAGCGCTCCAACACCTCGGCGATCTCCTCGTCGCTGATCTGGATGGTCGGCCTGAGGCGCCGGTTGACCACCTTGGTCCAGGCGATCTCGGCCTTGATCTGGGCCACCACGGCGTCGATGCTGATGCGCCTGGCCGCCACGAAGTCGGCGAAGCGGCCCTTGGGAATGCGGTTCTGTTTTTCGATCAGGCCCTTGGCCACGCCCAGATCCTTTTCCGTGACCTCGATTTCCAGGCGCTTGGCTTCTTGCAATTGCAAGCTTTCGTCGACCAGGGTGCGCAGCACCTGGCTGCGCAGCCGCCGCCGCGTCACGCCATCGTTCTTCAGGTCGGCCGACGAGATCACCAGGCTCAGGCGCTGCTCCAGGTCGTAGAACGAGATCACCTCGTCGTTGACGGCCGCCGCGATGCCGCCGAGCTGGGCTCGGGCCGGCATCGCGGGTAGCCAAAGGGCCGCGGCGAGGGCTACGGCGAACAGGGCGAGCTTGAACCCGGGCATGAAAATATCGACAAAATGTTGGTACGGACGGCGGGGGCTAACCTACGCCATCTGGGGCGCGGGATAAACCTTCTCAGCCCAGATGCTTGAGCTTGACACGGAACGAGATGCCGGTCGAGGGCCGGACGTCGCGGTCGGAGGTGAAGCTGCGCTCGAAGCGGGTGGTGAATTCGAGGCATTCGTCGATGTAGTCGAGGCCGAAACCGCTGACGATGGTGCCGCGGTTTTCCGCCAGATCGCGCCGTGTGCTGGCCGTCACCCCCCAGTTGCGGGTGAAGCGCGCCCGGCCCGAGAGGCGTAATTCCTCGCGGCTTTCCAGCTCGTCGCTGGTCAACTCGCGGCTCAGCGAGAGATAGCCGGCGTTGAAGCGCAAGGCCTTGGGCCCCAGCGAGAGGTCGACCTCGGTGCGCCGCAGC from Alphaproteobacteria bacterium includes the following:
- the gmk gene encoding guanylate kinase: MSAGEIGRRGLMLALSSPSGAGKTSLAKGLLVTEDNLAMSISATTRPPRDGEIDGRDYHFVDAARFEEMERERQLLESATVFGHTYGTPAAPVEAALSAGTDVLFDIDWQGMQQLRQRARADLVSVFILPPSAAELERRLNERGLDTADVVASRMAQAANEMSHWPEYDYIVINDDRAQAQDKVRSILYAERLKRERQTGLVNFVRLLGEAP
- the rsmA gene encoding 16S rRNA (adenine(1518)-N(6)/adenine(1519)-N(6))-dimethyltransferase RsmA — its product is MPEASAPPLPPLREVIKRHGLRARKSLGQCFLLDLNLTARIGRAAALMPGQTVLEIGPGPGGLTRALLAEGANVVAIEKDRRCLAALAELAEHYPANLRLVEADALEVVEAELVPKGTAIVANLPYNIATPLLFKWFDDLGRYSAITVTLQKEVAERLAAAPATKPYGRLAVMTQWRCEVKRLFDIEAQAFTPPPKVTSTVVQLTPRPELLAPAPTDTLERVVKAAFGQRRKMLRSSLKAVSDDPAGLLAAAGVEPTARAEELDVGTFCALARRLYEMRDKGPLKTY
- the pdxA gene encoding 4-hydroxythreonine-4-phosphate dehydrogenase PdxA, whose translation is MPLALTMGEPAGIGGELALKAWLGREEHELPPFFLFDDPERLARLALALDLPVPVEEISAPEEALSALPRALPVVSLSQPVTATPGRPDPATAAAVLESIERAVIAARQGQAAALVTNPIHKAVLYEAGFGHAGHTDYLGALTGARPTMMLLCPEVRVVPVTIHLALRQAVEQLSTEAIVAAGQCTAQALESDFGLANPRLAVAALNPHAGEAATLGEEEVRIIAPAVAALGEAGIRAFGPVPADTLFRAQQRQTYDAALCMYHDQALIPLKTLAQDHGTNTTLGLPIVRTSPDHGTALDLVGTGRASEASLCAALALAAEVAARRANA
- a CDS encoding pyridoxamine 5'-phosphate oxidase family protein — translated: MPEIDDVCRQLWEATEFVAIVTQGPEGPHVVGNWGDYVRKLGLRDGMVVMPAGRYRQTEENLRLDDRITLLIASRDVAGTNGPGQGCEISGRAEVVSEGALVDEVKASFPWARGALVVHVAEMKTQL
- a CDS encoding alpha/beta fold hydrolase, encoding MPFADNAGVGINYEVVGDGPPLLLHHGFTRSLRDWHDFGYVAALAGDFHLILMDSRGHGASDKPHDPAEYALELRVGDVCAVLDELDLVRANYLGYSMGGRVGFALAKFAPQRLSSLAIGAATPLDTGFEPFADIDGSDGEAFIAALEAVVGEKMPPELRAAMLQNDIRALTAVMQAPMPDLSAVLDDIVVPALFYVGEDDVRFEPLRQCAQRAGAEFASLPGLNHGQGFMQSEPVLAGIGDFLRSTALHPAT
- a CDS encoding amidohydrolase family protein produces the protein MRTHITDGTIIDGTGSAPQTGLAVGLEDGHIKAVAAAGQFGSDWSGPDVQVIDATGQTIIPGLINMHDHLAMRDLIGNPIWVVEAGVVELTLNAVRNSLTALRRGWTTIRDLGAPFGIGLKMRDLIAAGRLPGPRVVACGAPIVVTGGHGWPICLEADGPDAVRQAARQQLKEGADYIKVMASGDPHAMPGFEQTIPEMSLPEIRAAFEEAQLRGKPTATHCMGTIALANVLEAGVDTVEHGFYLNDELAERMARQGASLDPTLSSYGIQTINPKRQRGEKWNADHQVLLQPMRDAFEAALRNDVRIVVGTDTGGFFAEELALMREYGMAPMATLVAATLNAAEAMKMGDRLGSIDEGKIADLVILGSDPLADPYAIEDVVWVIKDGVALRPDEIVLGDKEFLAAAR
- a CDS encoding peptidylprolyl isomerase, whose translation is MPGFKLALFAVALAAALWLPAMPARAQLGGIAAAVNDEVISFYDLEQRLSLVISSADLKNDGVTRRRLRSQVLRTLVDESLQLQEAKRLEIEVTEKDLGVAKGLIEKQNRIPKGRFADFVAARRISIDAVVAQIKAEIAWTKVVNRRLRPTIQISDEEIAEVLERYRASAGKEERRVLEIFLAVDQAKQQENVRRAARRLVEQVRGGADFQVLARQFSQGATAAQGGDVGWILEGQLAPELEAALRALKLGGISQPIEAPGGFYILLLRQKRVRGGVDPLAVKVRLKQIVLSLPPEARASVVKRQQSRARALAADISSCGELAATARRHGVAKPGDLGQLHIGELPDRFRTVVSGLAVGQASPPLRTPDGLHVLVICARTEPKAALPDRDTIIDRIGRRRLTMMSRRYLRDLRRDAVVEYR